A window from Mycobacterium saskatchewanense encodes these proteins:
- a CDS encoding respiratory chain complex I subunit 1 family protein encodes MSYVAGAAQIGAVAAGAPLVVGLTRQVHARWEGRAGSGVLQPWRDLLKQLGKQRITPEGTTVVFAAAPAVVAGSTLLIAAIAPLVATGSPLDSGADLFAVVGLLFLGTVALTLAGIDTGTSFGGMGASREITIAALVEPTILLAVFALSIPAGSANLGALVAHTITHPGQVVSLVAVLAFAALVIVIVAETGRLPVDNPATHLELTMIHEAMVLEYSGPRLALVEWAAGMRLTVLLALLANLFAPWGIAGGDPGVVDIAVGVGALAAKVAGLAALLATVEVFVAKLRLFRVPELLAGSFLLALLAVIAANFFTVPA; translated from the coding sequence CTGTCCTACGTCGCGGGCGCGGCGCAGATCGGCGCGGTGGCCGCCGGGGCGCCGCTGGTGGTGGGCCTGACCCGGCAGGTGCACGCGCGATGGGAGGGCCGCGCCGGTTCCGGCGTATTGCAGCCGTGGCGCGACTTGCTCAAACAGCTTGGCAAACAACGGATCACGCCGGAAGGGACGACGGTGGTGTTCGCGGCCGCGCCCGCTGTCGTCGCCGGGTCGACCCTGCTGATCGCCGCGATCGCGCCGCTCGTCGCCACCGGCTCCCCGCTGGATTCCGGCGCCGACCTGTTCGCCGTTGTCGGGCTGCTTTTCCTTGGCACGGTCGCGCTGACCCTGGCCGGCATCGACACCGGCACCTCGTTCGGCGGCATGGGTGCCAGCCGCGAGATCACGATCGCCGCGCTGGTCGAGCCGACAATCCTGCTCGCGGTGTTCGCGCTGTCCATTCCGGCGGGGTCGGCCAATCTCGGTGCCTTGGTCGCCCATACGATCACCCATCCCGGCCAGGTGGTGTCGCTGGTCGCCGTGCTGGCGTTCGCCGCCCTGGTGATCGTGATCGTCGCCGAAACCGGGCGGCTGCCGGTGGACAATCCGGCCACCCACCTCGAACTGACGATGATCCACGAGGCGATGGTCCTCGAGTACTCCGGCCCGCGGCTGGCGCTGGTCGAGTGGGCGGCGGGCATGCGATTGACCGTTCTGCTCGCGCTGCTGGCAAACCTGTTCGCGCCGTGGGGAATCGCCGGTGGCGACCCCGGTGTCGTCGACATCGCCGTCGGTGTCGGTGCCCTGGCCGCCAAGGTGGCCGGGCTGGCGGCCCTGTTGGCGACCGTCGAGGTGTTCGTCGCCAAGCTGCGCCTGTTCCGGGTTCCCGAGCTGTTGGCGGGTTCGTTTCTCCTGGCGTTGCTCGCCGTCATCGCCGCCAACTTCTTCACGGTGCCGGCATGA
- a CDS encoding proton-conducting transporter transmembrane domain-containing protein, giving the protein MTGLLFAAILAPIGASIAVLIVGWRRSTATLIVLSALTVLGCGAALGLRAGSRPQFALGGLLRVDALTVTMLLVIGVVATLATWASIGYLETELADGHTDTGGARVYGALTAGFLAAMVVAVCANNIGVIWVAIEATTVITAFLVGHRRTRGAVEATWKYVVICSVGIAIAFLGTVLLYYAAEHAGAPAGAALNLDVLAARARGLDPGTARLAGGLLLIGYGAKAGLFPFHTWLADAHSQAPAPVSALMSGVLLAVAFSELIRIKPIVDAATGPTFLRSGLLVVGLATLVIAALMLTVATDIKRMLAYSSMENMGLIAIAAAAGTAPAIAALLLHVFAHGLGKTILFVTSGQLQSAQHSTAIADITAVLRRSRVLGLSLAVGVIALLGMPPFALFASELAIVRSLADARLSWALAAGAALIAIAFAALARNSGRMLLGGPATAPAIVVPRTVAAALLAGVAASIVLGITAGPLTGLFTAAAGALGVSP; this is encoded by the coding sequence ATGACCGGTCTACTGTTCGCCGCCATTCTCGCGCCGATCGGCGCGTCGATTGCTGTGCTGATCGTCGGGTGGCGCCGGTCCACCGCGACGCTGATTGTTCTCTCGGCGCTGACGGTGCTCGGTTGCGGCGCCGCGCTGGGTCTTCGTGCGGGCTCGCGGCCGCAGTTCGCGTTGGGTGGGCTGCTGCGGGTCGACGCGCTCACGGTCACCATGCTGTTGGTGATCGGAGTCGTTGCCACGCTTGCCACCTGGGCCAGCATCGGCTACCTCGAGACCGAACTCGCGGACGGCCATACCGATACGGGCGGGGCGCGGGTGTACGGAGCCCTGACGGCCGGCTTCCTGGCCGCGATGGTCGTAGCGGTGTGCGCCAACAACATCGGCGTCATCTGGGTCGCGATCGAGGCGACGACGGTGATCACCGCGTTCCTGGTCGGACACCGGCGTACCCGTGGGGCGGTCGAAGCCACCTGGAAGTACGTCGTGATCTGTTCGGTGGGCATCGCGATCGCGTTCCTGGGCACCGTCCTGCTGTACTACGCCGCCGAGCATGCCGGCGCGCCGGCGGGCGCGGCTCTGAACCTGGACGTTCTCGCGGCACGCGCGCGCGGCCTCGATCCCGGCACGGCGCGACTTGCGGGCGGCCTGCTGCTGATCGGCTACGGCGCCAAGGCCGGGCTCTTTCCGTTCCACACCTGGTTGGCCGACGCCCACAGCCAGGCCCCGGCTCCGGTTTCGGCGTTGATGAGCGGGGTGCTGCTGGCGGTCGCGTTTTCGGAGTTGATCCGCATCAAACCGATCGTCGACGCGGCCACCGGCCCCACCTTCCTGCGGTCGGGGCTGTTGGTGGTGGGGCTGGCGACCCTGGTCATCGCGGCCCTGATGCTCACCGTGGCAACGGACATCAAGCGCATGCTCGCCTACTCCTCGATGGAGAACATGGGGCTCATCGCGATCGCCGCGGCCGCCGGCACAGCCCCGGCGATCGCCGCGCTGCTGTTACATGTGTTCGCTCACGGGCTCGGCAAGACGATCCTGTTCGTGACGAGCGGCCAACTCCAATCCGCGCAACACTCCACCGCAATCGCCGACATCACCGCCGTGCTGAGGCGTTCCCGCGTGCTCGGCCTTTCGCTCGCGGTCGGGGTGATAGCCCTGCTGGGCATGCCCCCGTTCGCGTTGTTCGCCAGTGAGCTGGCCATCGTGCGCTCGCTGGCCGATGCCAGGCTCAGCTGGGCCTTGGCGGCGGGCGCGGCTCTGATCGCGATCGCGTTTGCCGCCTTGGCGCGCAACTCAGGCCGCATGCTGTTGGGCGGCCCGGCCACCGCACCCGCGATCGTGGTGCCGCGCACCGTGGCAGCGGCCTTGTTGGCCGGTGTTGCGGCATCGATCGTCCTCGGCATCACCGCCGGCCCGCTGACGGGCCTGTTCACCGCCGCCGCGGGCGCCCTCGGGGTATCACCATGA
- a CDS encoding proton-conducting transporter transmembrane domain-containing protein, producing the protein MPREGVGPAVAGLLTTVVGAGGVWLGALAIFRPVRPVHIGWLIPLTGVQLDLDALGGFFMALAGAVTAAVGIYVIGYGRHGHLSRATLALLPAFAAAMLLVPAAGSVTTFLLAWELMAVSSLLLVLDDHGREEVRSAALVYAVMTQLGFVAIMVGLMVLAAAGGGDRFAELHGIAPGARTAVFLLTVAGFGSKAGLVPLHAWLPRAHPEAPSPVSALMSAAMVSLGAYGICRFDMQLLGPGPRWWGLILMVAGGISALYGVVQASVATDLKRLLAYSTTENLGLVTLALGAATLFAASGAPAQATIAATAALLHLVAHAAFKGLGFLAAGAVVARTGVRDLDGLGGLARRMPATTTLFGVAALGACGLPLGAGFVGEWLLVQSLIHTAPGHDTVLALTTPLAVGAVALTTGLGVAAMVKAFGIGFLARPRSPEAARAREAPGSMLAAMTIAGAACLVLAVAPSVLAPGLRRVIAALPASRTVPFTEFGAVVRLPMLQGSIAPGWIAGGVCATALTVAVLARWRHRDRPPAIGRPLWACGSDDLTARMEYTATSFGEPLQRIFDDVLRPDTDVEVDHVTESRYLADKVVYRSRIADSIEDRLYTPVLAGVAAAAAVVRRAHTGSVHLYLAYGALGVLIVLLVAR; encoded by the coding sequence CTGCCCCGCGAGGGCGTCGGCCCGGCCGTCGCGGGCTTGTTGACCACAGTGGTTGGCGCGGGCGGGGTATGGCTCGGCGCGCTGGCCATATTTCGACCGGTCCGACCGGTCCACATCGGGTGGCTGATTCCCCTCACCGGGGTCCAGCTGGACCTGGACGCGCTGGGCGGCTTCTTCATGGCACTCGCCGGGGCGGTCACCGCCGCGGTCGGGATCTACGTGATCGGGTACGGCCGGCATGGGCATCTGAGCCGCGCCACCCTGGCGTTGTTGCCGGCGTTCGCCGCCGCGATGCTGCTGGTGCCCGCCGCAGGTTCGGTTACCACCTTCCTGCTGGCCTGGGAGCTGATGGCGGTCTCGTCGCTGCTGTTGGTGCTGGACGACCACGGCCGCGAAGAGGTCCGCTCTGCCGCGCTCGTCTACGCCGTGATGACCCAGCTGGGGTTTGTGGCGATCATGGTCGGGCTCATGGTCCTCGCGGCCGCCGGTGGCGGTGACCGCTTCGCCGAGCTGCACGGCATCGCGCCGGGGGCGCGCACCGCGGTGTTCCTCCTGACGGTGGCCGGATTCGGCTCGAAGGCCGGCTTGGTTCCGTTGCATGCCTGGTTGCCCCGCGCGCACCCCGAGGCGCCCAGCCCGGTGTCAGCGCTGATGAGCGCGGCGATGGTGAGCCTCGGTGCCTACGGCATCTGCCGGTTCGATATGCAGCTGCTCGGACCGGGTCCGCGCTGGTGGGGCCTCATCCTGATGGTCGCCGGCGGAATCTCGGCCCTCTACGGCGTGGTCCAGGCGTCGGTGGCCACGGATCTCAAGCGGTTGCTTGCCTACTCGACGACCGAGAACCTCGGGTTGGTCACGCTCGCGCTGGGAGCCGCGACCCTGTTCGCGGCCTCGGGGGCGCCCGCCCAGGCGACGATCGCCGCGACCGCGGCGCTGCTGCACCTCGTCGCGCACGCCGCGTTCAAGGGTCTCGGCTTCCTCGCCGCCGGGGCGGTGGTCGCCCGGACCGGCGTGCGGGACCTCGACGGACTGGGTGGCCTGGCCCGCCGGATGCCGGCGACCACCACCCTGTTCGGGGTGGCCGCGCTCGGGGCGTGTGGGCTTCCCCTGGGCGCCGGGTTCGTCGGCGAGTGGCTGCTGGTGCAGTCGCTGATCCACACGGCCCCCGGCCACGACACCGTCCTCGCCCTGACTACTCCGCTCGCGGTGGGAGCGGTCGCGCTCACCACGGGATTGGGGGTGGCGGCGATGGTCAAGGCGTTCGGGATCGGATTCTTGGCCCGCCCGCGCAGCCCGGAAGCCGCCCGGGCCCGCGAGGCGCCCGGCAGCATGCTCGCGGCCATGACCATCGCAGGCGCCGCCTGCCTGGTGCTGGCCGTGGCGCCGTCGGTTCTTGCGCCCGGGCTGCGCCGAGTCATCGCGGCGCTGCCGGCATCCCGCACGGTGCCCTTCACCGAGTTCGGCGCGGTGGTGCGACTCCCCATGCTGCAGGGCTCGATCGCGCCCGGGTGGATCGCCGGCGGGGTTTGCGCGACCGCGCTAACGGTCGCTGTGCTGGCGCGCTGGCGCCACAGGGACCGCCCGCCGGCCATCGGGCGGCCGCTATGGGCTTGCGGCTCGGACGATCTCACCGCGCGCATGGAGTACACGGCCACATCGTTCGGGGAGCCACTGCAGAGAATTTTCGACGACGTCCTGCGTCCCGACACGGACGTCGAGGTCGATCACGTCACCGAGTCGCGATACCTGGCGGACAAGGTCGTCTACCGCAGCCGGATCGCCGACTCCATAGAGGACCGCCTCTATACCCCGGTGCTCGCCGGTGTGGCGGCGGCCGCCGCGGTGGTGCGGCGCGCCCACACCGGCAGCGTGCACCTGTACCTGGCCTACGGTGCCCTCGGGGTGCTGATCGTGCTGTTGGTGGCCCGATGA